One window of Botrimarina mediterranea genomic DNA carries:
- a CDS encoding ABC transporter ATP-binding protein, which yields MKQFGRAMRLAARYPGTVAAVWATSVLVAVLWAANLAAVWPVVDAVMQGESIPSWLVREIEQGDQALADLRSQRLAAARRMSISGPETAAQLAREITNLRTREGLTTAENQRWRSIQPFADRWLPDTPFETLACVCAFLMVGTLVKNVFRIFNQLLVSRLGFLIAFDIRKEYFRHLLRLDLGEFTDRGRGDHMTRCTTDIHNTGYGVQTVFGQAICEPLKMIACTIGAAWFSWRLLLLVMVVAPLAVLMIRWLGKSLKRANRRAMEELSGVYESLTETLSAVRLIRSFGREPSERSRFNKGLKHYYNRQMRIATYDSLTSPLTENVGVAMVILGAISGGYLVLNEQTSLFGIPISDTPLTHGQMTAFFAMLAGMGDPARRLSGVFNIIQSAVASSERVFEVLDRQPSITDPESPQAIPETWRTLRFENLSFQYNSEALTLEGVNLEVRRGETIAIVGPNGCGKSTLLSLPPRLYDPCEGAVYLGEVDLRDARLRDIRKRIGIVSQQALLLSDTIAENIAYGKPGASHEEIVEAAKRAHAHTFITQRLADGYNTHVGPGGGRLSGGQRQRIALARAILRDPEILILDEATSQIDMESEQLIQKTLAEFTRDRTTLLITHRPSTLTLADRIVVMDHGRIIDVGTADELEGRCDMFRRLCCSPLLESA from the coding sequence ATGAAACAGTTTGGCCGCGCAATGCGCCTGGCGGCCCGCTACCCCGGGACCGTTGCCGCCGTCTGGGCGACATCGGTGCTGGTCGCTGTGCTCTGGGCGGCCAACCTCGCCGCCGTGTGGCCGGTGGTTGACGCCGTCATGCAGGGGGAGTCGATCCCCAGCTGGCTCGTGCGAGAGATCGAGCAAGGCGATCAAGCCCTCGCCGACCTCAGGTCGCAACGGCTCGCCGCCGCCCGGCGGATGTCGATCTCCGGCCCCGAGACCGCCGCGCAGCTGGCGCGGGAGATCACCAATCTCCGCACGCGCGAAGGGCTCACCACCGCCGAGAACCAGCGCTGGCGGTCGATCCAGCCGTTCGCCGACCGTTGGCTCCCCGACACGCCTTTCGAAACGCTGGCGTGCGTCTGCGCGTTCTTGATGGTCGGGACGCTCGTGAAGAACGTCTTCCGGATCTTCAATCAACTGCTGGTGTCGCGACTGGGGTTCCTCATCGCCTTCGACATCCGCAAGGAGTACTTCCGCCACCTGCTGCGGCTCGACCTCGGTGAGTTCACCGACCGCGGCCGTGGCGACCACATGACGCGCTGCACCACCGACATCCACAACACGGGCTACGGCGTCCAGACGGTCTTTGGTCAGGCGATCTGCGAGCCGCTGAAGATGATCGCCTGCACCATCGGCGCCGCATGGTTCAGCTGGCGCCTGCTGCTGCTGGTGATGGTCGTCGCGCCGCTAGCGGTGCTGATGATCCGCTGGCTCGGCAAGTCGCTCAAACGCGCCAACCGCCGCGCCATGGAAGAGTTGTCGGGCGTCTACGAGTCGCTCACCGAGACCCTCAGCGCCGTGCGGCTGATCCGCTCGTTCGGCCGCGAACCGTCGGAGCGTTCGCGCTTCAACAAAGGGCTCAAGCATTACTACAACCGGCAGATGCGGATCGCCACCTACGACTCGCTCACCAGCCCGCTTACCGAGAACGTCGGCGTCGCGATGGTGATCCTCGGGGCCATCTCCGGCGGGTACCTGGTGCTCAACGAGCAGACCAGCCTGTTCGGCATCCCGATCAGCGACACGCCGCTCACGCACGGCCAGATGACCGCGTTCTTCGCGATGCTCGCCGGCATGGGCGACCCCGCGCGGCGGCTGTCGGGCGTCTTCAACATCATCCAGAGCGCCGTGGCGTCGAGCGAACGCGTCTTCGAGGTGCTCGATCGCCAGCCCTCGATCACCGACCCCGAGTCGCCGCAAGCGATCCCCGAAACGTGGCGGACGCTGCGGTTTGAGAACCTCTCGTTCCAATACAACAGCGAGGCCCTGACGCTCGAAGGCGTCAACCTCGAGGTCCGCCGCGGCGAGACCATCGCGATCGTCGGGCCCAACGGCTGCGGAAAGAGCACGCTGCTCTCATTGCCGCCGCGGCTCTACGACCCGTGCGAGGGCGCCGTCTACCTGGGCGAGGTGGACCTCCGCGACGCCCGCCTCCGCGACATCCGCAAACGCATCGGCATCGTCTCGCAACAGGCGCTGCTGCTTTCGGACACCATCGCCGAGAACATCGCCTACGGCAAACCGGGGGCGTCGCACGAAGAGATCGTCGAAGCCGCTAAGCGCGCCCACGCCCACACGTTCATCACCCAGCGACTCGCCGACGGCTACAACACGCACGTTGGTCCCGGCGGCGGTCGCCTGTCGGGCGGACAACGGCAGCGGATTGCCTTAGCGCGGGCGATCCTCCGCGACCCCGAGATCCTGATCCTCGACGAGGCCACCAGCCAGATCGACATGGAGAGCGAGCAGCTCATCCAGAAGACGCTCGCCGAGTTCACCCGCGACCGGACGACCCTGCTCATCACGCACCGCCCGAGTACGCTGACGCTCGCCGACCGGATCGTCGTTATGGACCACGGCCGCATCATCGACGTCGGCACCGCGGACGAGTTGGAAGGCCGCTGCGACATGTTCCGACGGTTATGCTGCTCGCCGCTGCTTGAGAGTGCGTGA
- a CDS encoding radical SAM protein, translating into MQTLPLHTQHERRFSANRFVYPVLSRRSGGVSVGVNLNPDKVCNFDCVYCQVDRTSRSETRFVETDQLLTELSDVLRIVASGDLYKTPKFANTPEPLRRLNDIAFSGDGEPTTYKNFDELMQLAADVKREVGAEFAAARDAKMVLITNASMFHRTHVQSGLAILDANNGEVWAKLDAGTEAYYHTIDRTKIPFQQVLDNVASASRVRPLVIQSLFMRLAGDPPTTEEIDAYCDRLNETTATGGAIKLVQVYTVARKPAESIVGALTDEEVDAIRDRVRRRTGLRAESFYGTSGY; encoded by the coding sequence ATGCAAACCCTCCCCCTCCACACGCAGCACGAGCGCCGCTTTTCGGCGAACCGCTTCGTTTACCCCGTCCTCAGCCGGCGGTCGGGCGGGGTGTCGGTGGGCGTCAACCTGAATCCCGACAAGGTCTGCAACTTCGACTGCGTCTACTGCCAGGTCGATCGCACCAGCCGTAGCGAGACCCGTTTCGTCGAGACCGACCAACTCCTCACCGAGCTGAGCGACGTGCTGCGGATCGTCGCGTCGGGCGATCTCTACAAGACGCCCAAATTCGCGAACACGCCCGAGCCGCTCCGCCGGCTCAACGACATCGCCTTCAGCGGCGACGGCGAGCCGACCACTTACAAGAACTTCGACGAGCTGATGCAGCTCGCCGCCGACGTGAAGCGTGAGGTCGGCGCCGAGTTCGCCGCGGCCCGCGACGCCAAGATGGTGCTGATCACCAACGCGTCGATGTTCCACCGCACGCACGTCCAGAGCGGCCTGGCGATCCTCGACGCGAACAACGGCGAGGTGTGGGCCAAGCTCGACGCCGGCACCGAGGCGTACTACCACACAATCGACCGCACGAAGATCCCGTTCCAGCAGGTCCTCGACAATGTGGCGTCGGCGTCGAGAGTGCGGCCGCTAGTAATCCAGTCGCTCTTCATGCGACTAGCGGGCGACCCACCCACAACCGAGGAAATCGACGCCTATTGCGACCGCCTCAACGAGACCACGGCCACCGGCGGAGCGATCAAGCTCGTCCAGGTCTACACCGTCGCGCGGAAGCCGGCCGAGTCGATCGTCGGCGCGCTGACGGACGAAGAGGTCGATGCGATCCGCGATCGGGTGCGCCGGCGGACGGGGTTGCGCGCGGAGAGTTTCTATGGGACAAGCGGTTATTGA